GCTGGTGGCCTCGATCGTGATGTGGTTGGCGCAGAAGAGGATGATTTCGCAAAGTTGGCGGTAGTTCGAGATGTCGAGGATGGCCTTGGCCTCGATGATCTTCGGGTAGTCGAGGTGGAGGCCCTCGATCTTTTGTTGGGCATACTCGCGCATCTCTGCGGTGATGTCTTTGTGTCTTCCGGTGACGGTGATGGCGACGTTGACATTGCTGGTTTGCATGGTGTTTCCTCCGTTCGTTCTGAGTTTGGGCTTGGGTTGGGCTTGGGGTTGGGGTTGGCAGCAGGTGATTTCACATGCGGAAGTCGGCCCCGAGGTAAAGTTCGCGGCTCAGCTCGTCATTGATCAGAAATTCGCTCGAGCCCTCGCGCAGCACCCGGCCTTCAAAGATGAGGTAGGCGCGGTCCACGATGTCGAGCGTTTCCCGCACGTTGTGGTCGGTGATGAGGATGGCCAAGCCTTCTTGGCGGAGTTCGCGGATGATTTCCTGGATCTCGCGGACGGCGATGGGGTCGACCCCGCTGAAGGGCTCATCCAGCATGAGGAGCTGGGGGTTGGTCACGAGCGAGCGGGCGATGGTGAGGCGGCGTTTCTCGCCGCCGGAAAGCGTCATGGCGATGTTTTTGGCGATGTGCTGGATGCCGAAGCGCCGAAGGAGCGCTTGGCATTCGGCCCGGCGGTCGGCACCCGTGAGGTCCGGGCGGGTTTCGAGTATGGCCAGGAGATTGTCTTCCACGGTCATTTTGCGGAAGATGGATTCCTCCTGCGGCAGGTAGCCCATGCCGTAGCGGGCGCGCACGTGCTGGGGGACGTGGGTCACGTCCCGCCCCGAGAAGGTCACTTGGCCCCCATCGGGCGCCACCAGGCCTA
This sequence is a window from Verrucomicrobiota bacterium. Protein-coding genes within it:
- the lptB gene encoding LPS export ABC transporter ATP-binding protein: MVPADSAPKKTRPSGGLRAQGQSETNPAESPSPEGPWLLRTSQLVKIYNGRRVVNGADIRVGDGEIVGLLGPNGAGKTTTFYMIVGLVAPDGGQVTFSGRDVTHVPQHVRARYGMGYLPQEESIFRKMTVEDNLLAILETRPDLTGADRRAECQALLRRFGIQHIAKNIAMTLSGGEKRRLTIARSLVTNPQLLMLDEPFSGVDPIAVREIQEIIRELRQEGLAILITDHNVRETLDIVDRAYLIFEGRVLREGSSEFLINDELSRELYLGADFRM